The Pseudomonas sp. TH06 genome has a window encoding:
- the glpT gene encoding glycerol-3-phosphate transporter has translation MFAFFRPAAHQAPLPEEKIDSTYRRLRWQIFAGIFFGYAGYYLLRKNFSLAMPYLIDEGYSRGDLGLAMSAIAIAYGLSKFLMGLVSDRSNPRYFLPFGLLVSAGVMFIFGFAPWATSSVTMMFILLFINGWAQGMGWPPSGRTMVHWWSQKERGGVVSVWNVAHNVGGGLIGPLFLIGMGLFNDWHAAFYVPAAVALGVAVFAFITMRDTPQSVGLPPIEKYKNDYPEGYDASHEDEFSAKEIFVKYVLRNKMLWYIAMANVFVYLLRYGVLDWAPTYLKEAKGFTVDKTSWAYFFYEWAGIPGTLLCGWMSDKIFRGNRGLTGMVFMALVTVATLVYWLNPAGNPTVDMIALFSIGFLIYGPVMLIGLQALELAPKKAAGTAAGFTGLFGYLGGSVAASAAMGYTVDHFGWDGGFVLLVGACLLSMAFLAPTLWHKQIASQSREAVA, from the coding sequence ATGTTTGCTTTCTTTCGTCCTGCCGCACATCAGGCTCCTTTGCCTGAAGAAAAAATAGACAGCACTTACCGACGCCTGCGTTGGCAGATCTTCGCCGGTATCTTCTTTGGCTACGCGGGTTATTACCTGCTGCGCAAAAACTTCTCCCTGGCCATGCCGTACCTGATCGACGAAGGCTACAGCCGCGGTGATCTGGGCCTGGCGATGTCGGCGATTGCAATCGCCTATGGCCTGTCCAAGTTCCTCATGGGCCTGGTGTCCGACCGCTCCAACCCGCGTTACTTCCTGCCGTTTGGCTTGCTGGTCTCGGCCGGGGTGATGTTCATTTTCGGTTTCGCGCCTTGGGCGACGTCCAGCGTGACCATGATGTTCATTCTGTTGTTTATCAATGGCTGGGCGCAGGGCATGGGCTGGCCGCCGAGCGGACGGACCATGGTGCACTGGTGGTCGCAGAAGGAACGCGGCGGCGTGGTGTCGGTGTGGAACGTGGCGCATAACGTCGGCGGCGGCCTGATCGGCCCGCTGTTCCTGATCGGCATGGGCTTGTTCAACGACTGGCACGCGGCGTTCTACGTACCGGCCGCTGTGGCACTGGGCGTGGCGGTGTTTGCGTTCATCACCATGCGCGACACCCCGCAATCGGTGGGCCTGCCGCCAATCGAGAAGTACAAGAACGACTACCCGGAAGGCTACGACGCCAGCCACGAAGACGAATTCAGCGCGAAAGAGATCTTCGTCAAATACGTGCTGCGTAACAAAATGCTCTGGTACATCGCCATGGCCAACGTCTTCGTCTACCTGCTGCGCTACGGCGTGCTGGACTGGGCACCGACTTACCTCAAGGAAGCCAAGGGTTTCACCGTGGATAAAACCTCGTGGGCCTATTTCTTCTACGAGTGGGCGGGGATTCCGGGCACGCTGCTATGCGGCTGGATGTCGGACAAGATCTTCCGTGGCAACCGTGGCCTGACCGGCATGGTGTTCATGGCCTTGGTGACCGTGGCGACGCTGGTTTACTGGCTGAACCCGGCCGGCAATCCGACCGTCGACATGATCGCGCTGTTCTCGATCGGCTTCCTGATCTATGGTCCGGTGATGCTGATTGGCCTGCAAGCGCTGGAACTGGCACCGAAGAAAGCCGCGGGTACCGCTGCCGGTTTCACTGGTCTGTTCGGTTATCTGGGTGGTTCGGTCGCGGCCAGCGCAGCGATGGGCTACACCGTGGACCATTTCGGCTGGGATGGCGGTTTCGTCCTGCTGGTGGGCGCTTGCCTGCTGTCGATGGCCTTCCTGGCCCCGACCCTATGGCACAAGCAAATCGCCAGTCAGAGCCGCGAAGCAGTCGCCTGA
- a CDS encoding gamma-glutamylcyclotransferase, with protein MTAIESAFVNLAYPPRLDLGPQLTHEQLLVSMQSTMARHKGGPVWLFAYGSLIWRPECLAVERVRGRVHGYHRGLYLWSHEHRGTPEMPGLVFGLDRGGSCSGFAYRLPEDNLDAALYALWKREMPFPSYRPHWLNCRLEDGSQVQALGFVLERHLPSYAGNLPDHVLSQVFESACGRYGTTRDYVEQTAHALRSHAMPDRNLEARLKRCKSKADQATASRL; from the coding sequence ATGACAGCCATTGAATCTGCTTTTGTGAATCTGGCTTACCCTCCGCGGCTCGATCTGGGGCCGCAGTTGACCCACGAACAACTTCTCGTCTCGATGCAGTCGACCATGGCGCGCCACAAGGGCGGTCCCGTGTGGCTGTTCGCTTACGGTTCGCTGATCTGGCGCCCGGAATGTTTGGCGGTTGAGCGGGTGCGTGGGCGCGTGCATGGCTACCATCGCGGCTTGTACCTGTGGTCGCACGAGCATCGCGGCACACCGGAAATGCCGGGTCTGGTATTCGGTCTGGATCGTGGCGGTTCGTGCAGTGGCTTCGCCTATCGCCTCCCGGAAGACAATCTTGACGCTGCGCTTTATGCGCTGTGGAAACGCGAGATGCCGTTCCCTTCTTATCGCCCACACTGGCTCAACTGCCGCCTCGAAGATGGCAGTCAGGTGCAGGCGTTGGGATTTGTATTGGAGCGACACCTGCCCAGCTATGCCGGCAACCTGCCGGATCACGTGCTGAGCCAGGTGTTCGAAAGCGCTTGCGGGCGTTACGGCACTACTCGCGATTATGTCGAGCAGACCGCCCACGCCCTGCGCAGTCACGCCATGCCAGACCGAAATCTGGAGGCGCGACTCAAGCGCTGCAAATCAAAAGCCGATCAGGCGACTGCTTCGCGGCTCTGA
- a CDS encoding flagellar basal body-associated protein FliL → MALKVRMLLPRLLVAVALTVSVLALSYAQDSAAPGLRNVTVLIVRHAEKPEVGRELNARGEQRAAAYADYFNPLNLDGQTLTPQRLIATADSAESIRPRQTLIPLSQRLQLPIEQPYANGDYDKLVAQLRMSNQAQTVLIAWHHGHINKLIAAFGGDGPALIGQPKWPVDVYDWLIVLRFDDKGQLVESRSEKVQEHLMPGDIADPSGG, encoded by the coding sequence ATGGCCCTGAAGGTTCGTATGTTGTTGCCGCGATTGTTGGTGGCGGTAGCACTCACCGTTTCTGTGCTGGCGCTGAGTTACGCCCAGGATTCTGCGGCACCGGGTTTGCGCAATGTCACGGTGTTGATCGTGCGTCATGCGGAAAAACCAGAGGTTGGCAGGGAGCTCAATGCTCGTGGCGAACAGCGCGCTGCGGCCTATGCCGACTATTTCAATCCATTGAACCTGGATGGCCAGACGCTTACGCCGCAGCGTCTGATCGCTACCGCCGACAGTGCCGAAAGCATTCGGCCCCGGCAGACGCTGATCCCGTTGTCCCAGCGCCTGCAACTGCCGATCGAACAACCTTATGCCAATGGCGACTACGACAAACTGGTCGCCCAGTTGCGCATGAGTAATCAGGCGCAAACAGTGCTGATCGCCTGGCATCACGGGCACATCAATAAGCTGATCGCGGCGTTCGGTGGCGATGGTCCAGCGTTGATCGGCCAACCGAAATGGCCGGTAGATGTTTACGACTGGCTGATTGTTCTGCGCTTTGATGACAAGGGGCAGTTGGTTGAGTCGCGTAGCGAGAAGGTTCAGGAACATCTGATGCCGGGCGACATTGCTGACCCTAGCGGAGGCTAA
- a CDS encoding energy transducer TonB produces the protein MRWFFVWLLLAFGGSALASEMFLIPENNPKPVYPRMLQRAGITGEVRVSFIARADGSVGEIKIRESTHPDLSEAVRVAIAQWRFKPWVVEGEKPEEQEIVAPMIFRLEDQPLHINQWLKTVKCRAVNENLGNMSEFDWVDSNIFAYTRAYLSNSLTRHQLSDEQRLAMIAKMNKRVSMIVRGCRESPTRKFMSLLPVEIRELL, from the coding sequence ATGCGCTGGTTTTTTGTTTGGCTTTTGTTGGCGTTCGGAGGTTCTGCTCTGGCCTCAGAGATGTTTTTGATACCGGAAAACAATCCCAAACCTGTTTATCCCCGAATGCTGCAACGTGCGGGCATCACGGGGGAGGTGAGGGTCAGTTTTATCGCCAGGGCGGATGGCTCGGTCGGTGAGATCAAGATTCGGGAAAGCACTCACCCTGACTTGTCCGAAGCGGTTCGAGTCGCGATAGCGCAGTGGCGGTTCAAACCCTGGGTGGTTGAAGGGGAGAAACCTGAAGAGCAGGAAATCGTCGCACCCATGATCTTTCGCCTCGAAGACCAGCCGCTTCATATCAACCAATGGCTGAAAACAGTTAAATGCCGGGCGGTTAACGAAAACCTTGGGAATATGAGTGAGTTCGATTGGGTTGACTCGAACATTTTTGCGTATACGCGAGCTTATCTTTCAAATTCACTCACCCGGCATCAATTGTCGGATGAACAGCGTCTGGCGATGATTGCGAAGATGAACAAACGGGTTTCGATGATTGTAAGAGGTTGTCGAGAGAGCCCAACGCGCAAGTTTATGAGTCTGCTGCCTGTGGAGATTCGGGAGTTGCTTTGA
- a CDS encoding CDP-6-deoxy-delta-3,4-glucoseen reductase codes for MRVTLQPSGAVLEIRPGERILDGARRLGYECPQSCRNGNCHVCAALLVEGRVEQAGKVHDHGEFYTCIAEPLEDCILLWDGVLALGELPVRSLSCQVIECRDVGGDTWRVRLRAPAGKPPRYHAGQYLMIERESGEKSAFSMASAPHGGRDLEIHVLAREASALSLIEQLQRNAMVRVELPFGDTHLAELPDGPLVLIAAGTGMGQIHSLIEHCRAHGFKHPVHLYWGVRRPEDFYQIEHWDEWLKLPNLFLHKVVSDQCGWEGRCGMLHEAVCEDFPDLKPLHVYASGSPAMVYGTLDALVEAGMDAHQMRADVFAYAPRS; via the coding sequence ATGCGTGTAACCCTGCAGCCCTCCGGAGCGGTGCTTGAGATACGGCCCGGCGAGCGGATTCTTGATGGTGCGCGGCGCCTGGGCTACGAATGCCCGCAGAGCTGCCGCAACGGCAATTGTCATGTGTGTGCGGCGCTGCTGGTCGAAGGCCGCGTCGAGCAGGCCGGCAAGGTGCATGATCACGGCGAGTTCTACACTTGCATAGCCGAGCCGCTGGAAGACTGCATCCTGCTGTGGGATGGTGTGCTCGCGTTGGGAGAACTGCCGGTGCGCAGCCTGTCCTGTCAGGTCATCGAATGCCGGGACGTAGGCGGCGACACCTGGCGCGTGCGTCTGCGTGCGCCGGCGGGCAAGCCGCCGCGTTATCACGCTGGGCAGTATTTGATGATCGAGCGCGAGAGCGGCGAGAAGTCGGCGTTCTCCATGGCGTCGGCACCGCACGGCGGGCGTGATCTGGAAATTCACGTGCTGGCGCGCGAAGCCAGTGCGTTGAGCTTGATTGAGCAGTTGCAACGCAACGCGATGGTGCGCGTCGAGCTGCCGTTCGGCGACACCCATCTGGCCGAATTGCCCGACGGGCCGCTGGTGCTGATCGCCGCGGGTACTGGCATGGGCCAGATCCACAGCCTGATCGAGCATTGCCGCGCCCACGGCTTCAAACACCCGGTGCATCTGTATTGGGGCGTGCGTCGTCCGGAAGACTTCTATCAGATCGAACATTGGGACGAATGGCTGAAGCTGCCGAATCTGTTTCTGCACAAAGTCGTCAGCGACCAGTGCGGCTGGGAAGGGCGCTGCGGAATGCTGCACGAAGCCGTGTGCGAGGATTTCCCCGATCTGAAACCTCTGCACGTCTACGCCAGCGGCTCGCCGGCCATGGTCTACGGCACGCTGGACGCCTTGGTCGAAGCGGGGATGGATGCGCATCAGATGCGCGCCGACGTCTTTGCCTACGCGCCGCGCTCTTGA
- a CDS encoding sn-glycerol-3-phosphate transporter gives MKIPRLLSALLMTQAGQALAVEDAQDKGFWYAQTSVYTRHYSPDREHNNHQDLIGIERNQASGWVFGGATFRNSFRQRSNYAYVGKRYDSSEYPIYLKVTGGLLQGYRGDYKDKIPLNRYGVAPVIIPSVGTHYGPLAAELVFLGANAAMVTTGLRF, from the coding sequence ATGAAAATCCCAAGACTGCTGAGCGCACTATTGATGACTCAGGCCGGCCAGGCATTGGCAGTGGAAGATGCGCAAGACAAGGGCTTCTGGTATGCCCAGACCAGTGTCTACACCCGGCACTACTCGCCTGACCGCGAACACAATAATCATCAGGATTTGATCGGCATCGAACGCAACCAGGCTTCCGGCTGGGTATTTGGCGGAGCAACTTTTCGCAACTCGTTCCGCCAGCGCTCGAACTACGCCTATGTCGGCAAGCGCTATGACAGCAGCGAGTATCCGATCTATCTGAAAGTCACGGGTGGGTTGTTGCAGGGCTATCGCGGAGATTACAAGGACAAGATTCCGCTGAACCGCTACGGCGTTGCGCCGGTAATCATTCCGTCCGTCGGTACTCACTATGGCCCATTGGCCGCCGAGCTGGTGTTTCTCGGCGCCAATGCGGCGATGGTGACTACCGGCCTGCGTTTCTAG